In Eubalaena glacialis isolate mEubGla1 chromosome 3, mEubGla1.1.hap2.+ XY, whole genome shotgun sequence, the following are encoded in one genomic region:
- the GPN2 gene encoding GPN-loop GTPase 2, giving the protein MAGAAPTTAFGQAVIGPPGSGKTTYCLGMSEFLRALGRRVAVVNLDPANEGLPYECAVDVGELVGLGDVMDALQLGPNGGLLYCMEYLEANLDWLRAKLDPLRGHYFLFDCPGQVELCTHHGALRSIFSQMAQWDLRLTAVHLVDSHYCTDPAKFISVLCTSLATMLHVELPHVNLLSKMDLIEHYGKLAFNLDYYTEVLDLSYLLDHLASDPFFRHYRQLNEKLVQLIEDYSLVSFIPLNIQDKESIQRVLKAVDKANGYCFGVQEQRSLEAVMSAAVGADFHFSSTLGLQEKYLAPSEQSVEQEAMQL; this is encoded by the exons ATGGCGGGGGCCGCTCCGACCACGGCCTTTGGGCAGGCGGTTATCGGCCCTCCGGGCTCGGGGAAGACCACGTACTGCCTGGGCATGAGTGAGTTTCTGCGCGCGCTGGGCCGGCGTGTGGCGGTGGTGAACCTGGACCCGGCCAATGAGGGGCTGCCGTACGAGTGCGCCGTGGACGTGGGCGAGCTGGTGGGGCTGGGCGACGTGATGGACGCGCTGCAGCTGGGGCCCAACGGCGGCCTGCTGTACTGCATGGAGTACCTGGAGGCCAACCTGGACTGGTTGCGTGCCAAGCTCGACCCCCTCCGCGGCCACTACTTCCTCTTCGACTGCCCTGGCCAAGTGGAGCTCTGCACGCACCACGGAGCCCTGCGCAGCATCTTCTCCCAGATGGCGCAGTGGGACCTCAGG ctGACTGCTGTCCACCTGGTGGATTCTCACTATTGCACAGACCCTGCCAAGTTCATCTCGGTACTGTGTACCTCCCTGGCCACCATGCTGCATGTGGAGCTGCCCCATGTCAACCTCCTCTCCAAGATGGACCTCATTGAACACTATGGGAAGCTGG CCTTCAACCTGGACTACTATACAGAGGTCCTGGACCTCTCCTACCTGCTTGACCACCTGGCTTCTGATCCTTTCTTCCGCCACTACCGTCAGCTCAATGAGAAGCTGGTGCAGCTCATCGAAGACTACAGCCTGGTCTCCTTCATCCCTCTCAACATCCAG gACAAGGAGAGTATCCAGCGGGTCCTGAAGGCTGTGGATAAAGCCAATGGCTACTGCTTTGGGGTCCAGGAGCAGCGGAGCCTGGAGGCCGTGATGTCTGCCGCGGTGGGAGCTGACTTCCACTTCTCCTC CACCCTGGGCCTGCAGGAGAAGTACCTGGCGCCCTCAGAGCAGTCAGTGGAGCAGGAGGCCATGCAGCTGTAG
- the SFN gene encoding 14-3-3 protein sigma, with amino-acid sequence MERASLIQKSKLAEQAERYEDMAAFMKSAVEKGEELSCEERNLLSVAYKNVVGGQRAAWRVLSSIEQKSNEEGSEEKGPEVREYREKVETELQGVCNTVLGLLNTHLIKEAGDAESRVFYLKMKGDYYRYLAEVATGDDKKRIIDSARSAYQEAMDISKKEMPPTNPIRLGLALNFSVFHYEIANSPEEAISLAKTTFDEAMADLHTLSEDSYKDSTLIMQLLRDNLTLWTADNAGEEGCEAPEEPQS; translated from the coding sequence ATGGAGAGAGCCAGCCTGATCCAGAAGTCCAAGTTGGCCGAGCAGGCTGAACGCTACGAGGACATGGCAGCCTTCATGAAGAGCGCCGTGGAAAAGGGTGAGGAGCTATCCTGCGAAGAGCGCAACCTGCTCTCAGTGGCCTACAAGAATGTGGTGGGTGGCCAGCGGGCCGCGTGGAGAGTCCTGTCCAGCATCGAGCAGAAGAGCAACGAGGAGGGCTCAGAAGAGAAGGGCCCGGAGGTGCGAGAGTACCGGGAGAAGGTGGAGACGGAGCTCCAGGGCGTATGCAACACGGTGTTGGGCTTGCTGAACACCCATCTCATCAAGGAGGCCGGTGACGCCGAAAGTCGGGTCTTCTACCTGAAAATGAAGGGCGACTACTACCGGTACCTGGCTGAGGTGGCCACCGGTGATGACAAGAAGCGCATCATTGACTCAGCCCGGTCGGCCTACCAGGAGGCCATGGACATCAGCAAGAAGGAGATGCCGCCCACCAACCCCATCCGCTTGGGCCTGGCCCTGAACTTTTCTGTCTTCCACTATGAGATCGCCAACAGCCCCGAGGAGGCCATCTCGCTGGCCAAGACCACCTTCGACGAGGCCATGGCTGACCTGCACACCCTCAGCGAGGACTCCTACAAAGACAGCACCCTCATCATGCAGCTGCTGCGGGACAACCTGACGCTGTGGACGGCCGACAACGCCGGGGAAGAGGGGTGCGAGGCTCCCGAGGAGCCCCAGAGCTGA